In Mugil cephalus isolate CIBA_MC_2020 chromosome 11, CIBA_Mcephalus_1.1, whole genome shotgun sequence, the genomic window gtgttggaaGGAAAGGGGGCTCTCGCTGTGGGACCCCCGTCTCACCCCTTCACACAGCTCCAgagtccccccccccgcccccccacaccaccaccaccacacggTCCGCACCTGGACCAGCCCATTTGCCTAATTATGAATGAGCGGTTCCGGGCCGTGTCCgagctccctccctccctccccagcccCACGCCGCTACCGGGCCCAGACAATGACGCCTCGGAAAGCAAAACGGTCCCACTGTaagcggagggaggagggaggagggaggggggaggagggtggaggggagggtgggggggggggacataaAAGCCACTCccaaagaaaggagagaaagaaaaaggagggcTAGGCGAGACCTCCAACCCGGGGTCACAGCCACAGTGAGCCACGAAACACCTGCTCCTGTACAGCCTGGCTAATTACagggggggcgagggggggggcaCAGCCGGCCCCCGCACAGCTCACACACATAATGCCGTTAGCAGTGGGGACGGGGACCGAGGAGGATTATTACCAAGATTCTGTATTTTACAGAGTCAACTATTTTAATCTGCTGCTGATtcagtgaaacagttttttctcCTCTCGGCTGCTTCTTATTTACAGCGTAAACGCCGCTTCTCATCCCCACGTCGCTGCGGCCAGATGACCACGCGAAAGACAATATAAAAAGCGCGGTGGAGGTGGCTTTGAGACAAGTCCATCTGGGGGGGGCGAGGGCGAGGGGGGCGAAGGGGAGGGACAGACATGGAGAACTAGCCAACTGGATGAATTCCAAGGCCTCACAAATTAAATCAGTGCTTTAAGCCAACCGAGGAACCACATGCTTTTCAAGTGCCACGAGGAGCGAGCGTTACCGAGTCTTTTCAACAAACTGCAGCGACCAGAGCGTAATCAGTGGCTACTGGAAAAGGGAACTTCTTTACCGACAGTTAGTCTATCTCTGTGAATAATGACACCAATAAAATTTAACCAATTACTGGAGCTAAATGATGTAAAGTCctgtccccttttttttttttttttttttttaaagcagtatCTGCTTTCTAAGACTCTTTAgctaaaagaatgaaataaagttttctttttttttgttttttagtctcctcctcctggaaaGATGCCTCGAACCAATCTATTCACATTTACGTTTTGCCCAAATATTTTGGATGAATTATATCGAACCACAATCacagtaaaacttaaaaaaagaagaaaaaaaacaacataacaaataaaaaaaaaaaaaacaaaggctgaaTTCACCTTCACATCTGCTCCCGAAATTTCAAGGTATGATTGACAATCCTATTTTAGGCCGAGATGATTGTAAGGTgcaatgaaaaaaattattgtctttttcttttttccttctccttcctaaTAACAACATTGACTTTCTAGGTCAGTCAGGTGCAGATTGGGTACCTCGACAATCATCTTCCTTCAGTATAAACCCACTtcatggtaaaataaaaaatttgaataataaaaatgttcacattaCTGTTCTACCTCTGCCTACGCTGTgattcatgaatgaaaaacagcagcagtcaaaaaactgaaaatgcaaGGTACTATACTTCTCttataaacaaaacttttataaaatatatatgcatatatatatatataaaagaaaaacttaaaaatatttcttataCTTTTTAGTAAAGCAAGCAGTGCCTTCTAAAATATCTGcttgattgttttttaaattttctgaaaaacaaaaatgtgtattataataataataataatcataataacagGGAAATCATCGCTGAACAAACACTTGACAAAACTAATGATTAAAAACGGATGTGGTTCCTTTAGGAGAATATTCGGATGGCCTGCGTGACCTGGGTGTGGCACACGGGGCACTCCGGGTGGTTGAGCTCACAGATTCGGATGGCGCACTCCATGCAGAAGAGGTTATGGCCACAGGGCACCAAGGCAGCCGTCACTTTGCTCTCAAAGCAGGTCATGCAGTCCCGCACGACGGCCGGCGGCGAGTCCGGCACCGGGAGGCGGCCCGGGAAGCCGTCGCCGGCCGAGATGGGCTCGCTGTGGGCGCGGCGGGCCTGGGCGTGGGGCGAGCCGGACACGGGCACGATGCTGGTGActgaagagttgttgttgcctccgcctcctccgcaGGGCTCGGGCAAGCCCGGGGAGAGTCTGGTCAGGGGGAGCGGGAGCCCTCCGAAGCTTTTGGAGCGCTGCTGGGCGTAGAAGGCCACCTGTTTGGGGTAGTCGGGGTCGCCCCAGCTCTGGGTGCCCCCCTCCGATCCGAAATAAGAGCACGGCTTCTCTCCGGAGCTGGAGAAGTTGCTCTTGTTGTAGATCCCCCCTCCCTCGTTGTTACCGCCGTTGcctccaccgccgcctcctcctcctccgcctcctcctccccctcctccgaCCATGGCATCTGAGAAGTTCTGGCGGTAGCTGCTGGTGAGAGGCTTGCGCTGGCCCCCCTGCAGCCCCCACACCTGCTGTAGCCGGCTCTCCAAACCGCCGCCGCTGCCCGCCGGGCTGCTCCCGCCGTTGGGCCCCAGGCAGTCGTTCTCGTTGTTGTGGTCGTGCAGGCCTCCTGTCCGGAAGGCGATGTGGGCCTCGATCTCCTCGCGGGCCCGCTCGGCGTTGCTCGGCGACCCCGTGATCTCGAAGACGGGGTCGCGGTCCCGGCTCGGGGTCACGATGTAAGTGCACGTCTGCTGCTGGATGCGTTTTATGGTGGAGCCCTTGGGCCCCACCACCAGCCCCACCACGCGGTATGGCACTCTCACCTGAATGGTGGTCTGGCCCGGCAGAGGGGTGGGCGGGGACCCGCTGAAGGACACCCCCAGCTTGTTGCGGGACGCCCGCAGCATGGAGAAGTGCTCCGCGGCGGAGATGATCTCGCGGCGGGCCAGGGCCACGTCCTCCTTCCGCCCGGTGATCAGGAACACGGGCTCCTCGCCTCGGACCGGGGTCTTGATGTAGGTGTTGGTCTTGGCCCGCAGGGCTTTGATCTTGCAGCCTGCAGAGACACCGGCACATGGTTTAAAATAAGGAAATACGATGTACGGATCAGGTTAAGGGAAGGAACCAGCAGGAAGACACTTTGTTTGGAGGCTGAGCCTTGAATAAATCCTCcactcccccttttttttttttttttttttttttgttcagcgTGAACTCGGACGCTTTTGACCAGTTTAACTTAATATGTAGCAGCTTTTTTGCCGGCTACACAGAGTAATTACCATGATTTATGAGCTTTCAAGCACCTAAGCATTAGTGTACTTATTGAGTGCGctattttatttcctctaaaTCAACTTAAAGCGATACTGGCCGGCGTGGACgtgcctcgttttttttttttttgttttgtttttttcttgcagggCTCTGAGAGTGATAGCAGATGCAGAATATTTTCACTGTGCTGTTGAGCAATTACTTTTTGACCTGTCCTTGAACTTGCCAGACAATACAAGCAGCCCACATATGCTTCGTTTTTAGGCCATTTATTGCTCCACATCCGCCTCGTTTTTGATCCGAGCGTAACAGTCGAGTCTATCGAGTGCTTTTAAGGAAGCTGTGACACGAGGGAGCGCAGGTTACAGCTATGTCTTGGCCCTGGAAGGGGACAGAGCCGGGTCTGTAGTGAAGCAGTAATTATTCAGGAGGATATTAGCCAGGTACGTTGGAGGTCAAGAAAAGACAAAGCAGTTGTGTTTATATTCCGCCTCATTAAGCATGCATCAAGCATCACACCAGCCAGTTTCCATTCAGAAATTCGGGCGCTTCCTCATTAAGGTTTCCTCTCTTATCGATGGGTTACATGCGCCTTTCTTGTCTCTTAAAGAGGACGGTGCCGGAGACTCTCTGGACACGGCGTCTGTTCAGAAACACCCGTCTCTGTATTAACTGTCTGAGAGGTTTTAAAAGACACCTTGAGGTGGATCGGAACGAGTCCCTGGTGCTACGGTGCAGCTCCACTTTGTTCAGGAACACTGACTGCCCACAAATCAGAGGTCGTGGCCCTAATCCGCACAAACCCTCTGTGGCCATCGCCTGATATTAAGCTAATAGCTCATGCACCAGGGCCTcgaagaaccaaaaaaaaaaaaaaatgtaattgatcCAAATTAATGTCCCAATTAAAGAATTTTATCTGTTAACCAAAATATGCACGCGTTAATTAAGTCCTAGGAGGCAGATTTCATTTTTCGGCTGGTGGACGGgattcaaaacaacaaaaaaaaaaagagccacccccctccctccaccacacacaccacaccacactgATGCCTAGAGCTCCAAGAGGAAGGTACGAGAGCATCCTCGGGAATCGATGTCTGCGACTCTGACAGGAAACGATCATACCCAACCCTTTCTTCATGACAGGATGCTCCGTTTGCCAGATTCACCAGACGGGGCTATGATGGTGCAGAGAGcgaagggaggaagggggtgtgtgtgtgtgcgcgtggtgCCAACTAACCAAGGGCCTGAATCTGAAAAAGGCAGCTCATATCTACCCCCCcctcatcaccatcaccaccatcaccgctcctcatcctcctcaaaTCAGCACTTCTTCTCCATCGAGGCTGGATCCACCCTTCTACCCGTCTCCAGCCCCCCCcattaaaattcaaaacttCAGAGTACACAACGGGAGCCGCAATGGgaaggcgtgtgtgtgtgtgtgtgtgtgtgtgtgtgtgtgtgtgtgtgtgggtggggggtgctCGGCGGCACCAACTAAAAAACCCACGCTACTACAGCAGCGAAGCCAGAGAAAAAGGGGTGTGTCGGCAGAGAGGAGCCATCTCTACTCCTCCTGGTGACATGATTCCAGAGCGGAGATAAACCTGCAgctcccacccctccctccctccctccctccctgcagcctccccccctcgccccccccccTGCAGCCTCCTCACAGACAACCATGTGGCACAGAGAGCGTGCACTGAACAGTGAAGTGGGGGCTCATGAGGAAGCCCGCTCCCGCCTCCCCACCACCGCTTCATCCGCCCATGTGCTGAGCTCCAAGGCGTGACTCCCATTCAGCTTTCAGATGCtactctgccccccccccctccctctccccttttcctcaCCCTCAAGGGTtcatcaacagcaacaacaattccccccaaaaaaaggtgcagccacaataaaacacacgaagaagaagaagaggaggaaggaatcctccatatttagaaataaaaaataaattcccacCTCCAACTTCTTCTCGCTGAGTCACCCTTTAAGACCATCCCGTGTGCCAGGCAGCAACACTGTGTTAACgcgcccctcccctcacctcacCCCCACCTCGCCCCCCTCTCCGACTCACACCTTTGTTTGACAGCTGCTGTCATTCAACTTCAAGCTCTTtgttcaataataaaaaaaaaattcaaaaaaaaagaagaagtcgtCAACTGCAAGAATAAGAGGAAgggaattaaaaaatatgtaataatcTGTTTGGAATTAAACTTTCCAACTCCGtcatttaccaaaaaaaaaaaaagaaagaaaaaaaaaactaaacaacaagGTGACCACGCTGCTGGCTCCTCTATTGTCCAATTGTGTCAGTGGGCCAGTGCGCAACATAAACAACGAGCTGGATTTGGAAAGAGGAGCAACGTCCTCCGCGGCTGAGCCCAAAATGTCttgattttgcatttatttattttattatcatcattatttggGCTGTTTTGTCGGCGATCAGCTCACAAAGacattcctctcctctccagctgcACGTTGCCTTTTTTGAACAGTCTGGCGCGTCTCAGACGACAAAGGAAGCAAGTGGAAGCTGCTCCACCGTGCGTGCGTCTGCGCgagcatgcgtgtgtgtgtgtgtgtgtgtgtgtgtctgcgcgctGACATTGATGGCGTGGATGTAGAATAATTCGCCCGGGAGGGAACGGGAGGGGGggctctccttctcttctctgccCTGTCTCATGCTTCTGTGCGAATtaactccacaaaaaaaaaaaaaaaaaaaaaaggcaaaacgaGCGGCTCCTCGTTTCAGGAGGATCAGTCTAATGATGAGTACACGAGAACTTGCAACGTTGTAGCAGGAAAAAAGTGGGAGGCTGATGTCTCGGgggaacacacaaaaaaaacacgagagcacacacacacacacacaaacacacacacacacacacacacaccactcccTTTTCTTTGTCAAATAACACCAGGTAACAGTTAGGGAACAAAAAGCAAGCGCGCAGGAAACCTCGGCGGGATCATGCACCAGTGTTACCGGGATAAAAGCTCAAGTTTGGAGTGGAAAAAAGAATTTGCAAGCCagcggtttttttttttttttttttttttaccttgtctCCCCACTATTTCGGCCACATGTTCAGAGCTGGGCACTGGGACGCATTCTGTTATGTTGCAGCCTCGTCCTTTCGTCTCACTTGAGGAGCTCTCGTACAGGGCGCACAACTTGCTCTTCCCTTGCAGGATCGCCGTGTcccccccgccgccgccgccgctgttggtgtggttgtggtggttgttgttgttgttactccGGTCCTGTACTCCCGTTGTCGGGGCTCCGCCGCCGTCCTCGCCTTCCCCGAGCCCCAGCAGAGACAACTGGCCCAGCGCGACCCTGAGGGCACGGGAgtcgtcttcctcctcgtcGGGCGGCACCAGGAGACCTTCGCTGCCGAAGCCGGAGCCGGCCAGATCCCCGCCGTAGCCCCCATTTTTCTCCATGATCCCTGCTAGAACCAGCAGGCTAGGCATGGCTAACAAAAGAGTGTGTGAGACAAAGACAGGGGAAAGAGACTGGAGAAACAGCACCCgtgccgcctcctcctcctcgccccctcctccttccaaTTCCCCCCTTTGCGCTAGTCCCTCCCATAGACCagccccctctctctctatccgCCAGACTCCACAGTACAGTAGTCTCTCTCCGAGCTCCGGGCGAACGGGACACAAGGCCGTCTGCGCGGAGAGATGGGGCTGGGCGACGCGTTGCTCCACCCAGTCTGGTTTACACAGATCCCCTCCTCGCCGAGACAAAACGAGCCGCCCTCCCGTTCCATTCCGTCTCAGGTTCACAAGCATGTGGCACGGAGATCGAGCCGCCTCCGGTCACCTatagaaagaaaggaagcaaaaaaaaaaaaaaaaaaaaaaaaaaaacacccaaaatcGCGAAGCTCCCTGCGCCGCAGCCGTGCGAGCGCAGACTCGGCCGCGGTCTCCAGAGCCGCAGTGTGGCTCGAAAgccgcatttttttttgtgtgtgtggagacttATGTAAGAATAGCCACCCAGGATGTAAACAGATGCGTATTAAAAGGTGCAGGCACGGTGCGCACATGGTCACCTAGTGGCGCCGCCGAAAGCTGAAAGGATGATGTCAACTTTATCATGAGGGGGGATTCAAATACCAGCAGCTACCTGCTTGTTATGAGGGGCGTCTGCGCCATCTGACGCGAATTACGGGAGTAAAGGAGTtagtgacattttttattttttggggaacgagagagggggggtgggaggggagcggaggggagggggggtccgCCCACCTCCATGTAGCCGTGCTTTGCGGCAGGTCACCGCGCTGTTGTCTCCGGCGCCGTTGCGCATGAGGATGTTATGTATAGGAGGCAAAGAGGGTGTCTAAGagggggggcgggagggggagggaggtggggtggCATGTATACGAGGaggtgaagagaaagggagtTGTCAGACAGGCGTTGCAGACCCTATGCAGTGGGGGGAACATCAGAAAAGCCCTCGCACATTtcccgtttaaaaaaaaaaaaaaaaaaaaaaaaaggttttgcagCAGCCCCGGTGAACAAAGAACCGCGCCGCTCGCTCGTTTCCACGCACAGACTCCCCAAGATGTCCTCGACAGAAGCCACGCCGGCAGCGTGGTCGTAGCAGCCCAACACAAAGATCGCAGTGATTTTTAGGAATCaaaatcattattataatattgatacagacttttttttcagcCCCTTTGTGAGGTTCCTCtatttcacacacatgcagcaaagTACCTGCAActtcattttatctttatttaaacctgaaaaatgttaatatttgaccaataaataaatattttaaggtgatttgttaattattattagtaatatGATCATTATTATCATCCTGACTCCAGACCCACCTTATAAATGAAGCTCGGAGGGAAATGCTGGAGCAGGTGTGTGTAAATTTCTATACAGTGCCCGTCCGTGTTTTCCAGCTTCCTCCGAGTGTCGGCCTATCTCGTTACCATCTGTGCATACATGCACGGCGTGGGGTGTACGCTGTGCTATGTGTTGCATGAGGCCACCTGAATGATGAGACAAACTCTGGGGGATGTTTACTCTgagaaagagaagtaaaaaaaaagcatcacatCCGCGTCGTTTCGTCCGGATTTATCTGTTAAAAAACAACCGTGAAGTTTAATGGTTCAACACCtggaaataaactaaactgCTGATGAATGAAGtctcccagtgtgtgtgtgtgtgtgtgtgtgtgtgtgtgtgtgctttgtgatCCCGAGGGAGGTGTTAAATTCACCCTGTAGATTATTCGTCTGCGTTCGACCCCGTCCATTAattctttttcagtttgttattcTCCATCATGTGTGGTGTTTTCCCACACTGTAAGTGGGTTTCGACTgtaatgacagaaacaaaaacacactcgcagacacacacacagccttatACGACAGACTGAGCAGGGCATGTGACTCCTCGGCATGAATATTTTAGCATTTCTAGTGAGAATGCCTTCTGCCTTTTGATAACATGCAGAACGGAGCAATAATATAATCACAAATTTTCCAAACACCAGGTCCTGGAAATAGAAACAGTATCAATGTTGTGATAAAACGGAGGCAGAAAGTTGCAGCGAGCGTATTTACATGTGTAATCAGAGTCTAGACGCGCTCTCTGGGTGCCAATCAGGACGGGGTCGGTTCCCCGAGGGTGCGCTGCAGATGAGAACTCACAGGGAGACTCCTGGTATGAGGCCGGGATTAAAGCATCCCCCCCACTCCACCCAGCAGCGGGAGGAGGATGGCGTGGTGAGTGAAGGACCAGAGGGGTGGGCCCGGGGggtccgctgctgctgctgctgctgctgctgctgcttgccCACCCCGCCGCGGTGGAGAGGCCGGAGGACGGGGAGCGGTGGCCGCTCGAGGGCCGGCCTCTGAGTGGTGCACCAAGTGTGCCAGCGTGTCCGAGAGGTCGTCTGGCTCCATTAAAAGGGGTCCACCGGGAGTCCGGAGC contains:
- the mex3a gene encoding RNA-binding protein MEX3A — its product is MLVNLRRNGTGGRLVLSRRGGDLCKPDWVEQRVAQPHLSAQTALCPVRPELGERLLYCGVWRIEREGAGLWEGLAQRGELEGGGGEEEEAARVLFLQSLSPVFVSHTLLLAMPSLLVLAGIMEKNGGYGGDLAGSGFGSEGLLVPPDEEEDDSRALRVALGQLSLLGLGEGEDGGGAPTTGVQDRSNNNNNHHNHTNSGGGGGGDTAILQGKSKLCALYESSSSETKGRGCNITECVPVPSSEHVAEIVGRQGCKIKALRAKTNTYIKTPVRGEEPVFLITGRKEDVALARREIISAAEHFSMLRASRNKLGVSFSGSPPTPLPGQTTIQVRVPYRVVGLVVGPKGSTIKRIQQQTCTYIVTPSRDRDPVFEITGSPSNAERAREEIEAHIAFRTGGLHDHNNENDCLGPNGGSSPAGSGGGLESRLQQVWGLQGGQRKPLTSSYRQNFSDAMVGGGGGGGGGGGGGGGGNGGNNEGGGIYNKSNFSSSGEKPCSYFGSEGGTQSWGDPDYPKQVAFYAQQRSKSFGGLPLPLTRLSPGLPEPCGGGGGNNNSSVTSIVPVSGSPHAQARRAHSEPISAGDGFPGRLPVPDSPPAVVRDCMTCFESKVTAALVPCGHNLFCMECAIRICELNHPECPVCHTQVTQAIRIFS